In one window of Ferriphaselus amnicola DNA:
- a CDS encoding cation-transporting P-type ATPase: MTNNDWHARSAAETIASLSSTHTGLEPDEATRRLERFGHNRLPVASRDGWLRRFSRQFHNVLIYLLLGAATITALLDHWVDCGVIVSVVFINALIGVIQEGRAERALDAIRNMLSLNATVLRGGRRQEVPAHQLVTGDIVLLASGDKVPADLRLVEVRQLRIEEATLTGESEPVEKGVAAVDPQTVLGERACMAYSGTLVVYGQARGVVVAIGTATEIGHISSLIAGVGVLETPLLRQMTHFGKQLTTTILLLAGLTFAFGVWVHGYNWSDMFFAAVGLAVAAIPEGLPAVLTITLALGVQRMAKRSAIVRRLPAVESLGAVTTICSDKTGTLTKNEMTVQRVITASSIFEVSGIGYAPHGGFAIDGKETDFTEHPDTLDLFRAGLLCNDAALNEGEGHWHIAGDPTEGALIPLALKAGLDAALEHEELPRTDHIPFESEHRFMATLHHDHSGHAFIFVKGAVEQVLAMCNQQRGSGEDVTLDLPYWHAQMAETGARGQRVLALAMKSVEVDQRELRFADVEGGFTLLGMVGISDPPREEAISAVRDCKAAGIRVKMITGDHADTARAIAAQLGIGNGLALTGVELDAMDDEALRQAVRDVDVFARSSPEHKLRLVTAMQANGEVVAMTGDGVNDAPALKRADVGVAMGGKGTEAAKEAAEMVLADDNFASIAAAVEEGRTIYDNLKKSIVFILPTSGGEAAVIVAAILMGLTLPITPVQILWVNMVTAITLSLALAFESSERGVMCRAPQDPRAPLLDHFLLWRIVLVSALMVLGGVGFFLWELGRGASLEEARTVAVNALVMGEIFYLFNCRHLFESSFGVISFTQSRPVVLSIVIVVLLQLLFTYAPLMQHLFGTAAIESAAWWRILLFGGLVFGAVEMEKAGMRRWDRHRISRRSHN; encoded by the coding sequence ATGACGAACAATGATTGGCACGCTCGCTCAGCTGCCGAGACAATTGCGTCGTTGTCCTCGACACACACCGGCCTGGAGCCGGACGAGGCTACGCGTCGATTAGAGCGTTTTGGCCACAACCGCTTGCCGGTAGCCTCGCGCGATGGCTGGCTACGGCGCTTCTCTCGGCAATTCCACAATGTGCTGATCTACCTGCTACTTGGGGCCGCAACGATCACCGCCTTGCTCGACCACTGGGTCGATTGTGGGGTGATCGTCAGCGTAGTGTTCATCAATGCCCTCATCGGGGTCATTCAGGAGGGGCGTGCCGAGCGAGCACTGGACGCGATCCGCAACATGTTGTCGCTGAATGCAACGGTGCTGCGCGGCGGGCGGCGTCAGGAGGTTCCGGCGCACCAGTTGGTGACGGGCGACATCGTGTTGCTGGCTTCCGGTGACAAGGTGCCTGCCGATCTGCGCTTGGTCGAGGTGCGTCAGTTGCGGATTGAGGAGGCTACACTCACCGGTGAGTCCGAACCGGTGGAGAAGGGAGTTGCCGCTGTGGATCCGCAGACGGTGCTGGGTGAACGGGCATGCATGGCGTATTCCGGCACACTAGTAGTGTATGGCCAAGCGCGCGGTGTAGTCGTCGCCATTGGTACTGCCACCGAGATTGGTCACATCAGCAGCCTGATCGCCGGGGTGGGTGTGCTGGAAACCCCGTTATTGCGGCAGATGACGCATTTCGGCAAACAACTCACGACCACCATCTTACTGCTGGCGGGATTGACGTTTGCTTTCGGCGTTTGGGTGCATGGCTACAACTGGTCCGATATGTTCTTTGCCGCGGTCGGTCTAGCGGTGGCCGCGATCCCAGAAGGACTTCCCGCCGTGCTGACCATCACGCTTGCGCTCGGCGTGCAGCGCATGGCAAAACGCAGTGCGATCGTCAGGCGTTTACCTGCGGTGGAATCCTTGGGTGCGGTGACGACCATCTGTAGCGACAAGACCGGTACGTTGACCAAGAACGAAATGACCGTGCAGCGCGTGATCACGGCTTCAAGCATATTTGAAGTGAGCGGTATCGGTTATGCACCACATGGTGGCTTTGCTATTGATGGAAAAGAGACCGATTTCACCGAACATCCCGATACGCTGGACCTATTCCGTGCAGGACTGCTCTGCAATGATGCCGCCCTGAACGAAGGTGAAGGGCATTGGCACATCGCGGGAGATCCGACCGAAGGTGCACTCATCCCGCTGGCTTTGAAAGCCGGATTGGATGCTGCTCTCGAACATGAAGAGCTTCCGCGTACCGACCACATCCCCTTCGAGTCAGAGCACCGCTTCATGGCTACCCTGCACCACGACCATAGCGGACACGCTTTTATTTTCGTGAAGGGGGCGGTGGAGCAAGTGCTGGCGATGTGCAACCAGCAGCGCGGCAGCGGCGAAGATGTGACACTGGACTTGCCCTACTGGCATGCGCAGATGGCCGAGACCGGCGCACGCGGACAGCGCGTGCTGGCCTTGGCGATGAAATCTGTAGAAGTTGACCAGCGTGAATTGCGGTTCGCTGATGTGGAAGGGGGATTCACGTTGTTGGGCATGGTTGGCATCAGTGACCCGCCGCGCGAGGAGGCGATCTCAGCCGTGCGCGACTGCAAGGCTGCGGGTATCCGCGTGAAGATGATCACCGGCGACCATGCCGACACTGCGCGCGCCATCGCCGCCCAACTAGGCATCGGCAACGGTCTGGCATTGACCGGTGTCGAACTCGATGCGATGGACGATGAGGCGTTGCGCCAAGCCGTACGCGATGTGGATGTGTTCGCACGGTCCAGCCCCGAACACAAGTTGCGTCTGGTGACAGCTATGCAGGCTAACGGCGAAGTGGTGGCGATGACCGGCGACGGCGTGAACGATGCTCCTGCGCTCAAGCGTGCCGATGTCGGGGTGGCGATGGGTGGGAAAGGCACCGAAGCAGCCAAGGAAGCTGCCGAAATGGTGCTGGCCGACGATAATTTCGCCTCCATTGCGGCGGCCGTGGAGGAGGGGCGCACTATTTATGACAACCTTAAGAAGTCCATCGTATTCATCTTGCCCACTAGCGGCGGAGAGGCGGCGGTCATTGTCGCGGCCATTCTCATGGGGTTGACCTTGCCGATTACTCCGGTACAGATTCTGTGGGTAAACATGGTGACCGCGATTACTTTGTCGCTTGCGCTGGCCTTTGAGTCTTCAGAACGTGGTGTGATGTGCCGTGCTCCGCAGGATCCGCGTGCGCCGTTGCTTGATCACTTCTTGCTTTGGCGGATCGTACTGGTGTCTGCGCTGATGGTGTTGGGCGGCGTGGGTTTCTTTCTTTGGGAGTTGGGGCGTGGAGCCAGCCTTGAGGAGGCGCGTACCGTAGCAGTTAATGCATTGGTCATGGGCGAGATATTCTATCTGTTCAATTGCCGCCACTTGTTTGAGTCATCGTTCGGTGTGATTAGCTTTACTCAATCCAGACCGGTTGTGCTGTCTATTGTTATCGTCGTATTGTTGCAATTATTGTTCACCTACGCGCCGCTGATGCAGCATCTGTTCGGTACCGCGGCCATTGAGTCTGCCGCTTGGTGGCGCATTCTGCTGTTTGGGGGGCTGGTGTTCGGTGCGGTCGAGATGGAAAAGGCGGGGATGCGACGTTGGGATCGGCATCGCATATCTCGACGAAGTCACAACTGA
- a CDS encoding cation:proton antiporter, producing MELHQFFLFLAIILIAARLLSETVARFGIPSVIGELLAGLLIGPSLLGWVAPDTTMKLLAEIGIILLLFEVGMDTDLSRLARSGSKPVVVALLGFILPFVLGYGVSALLFGLPELTALFIGGTLTATSIGITVRVLDDLGKRQSDEAQIVIGAAVLDDILGVLALAMLYQFAVEKQVSIQAIGEVGLYILLFMLLAPLVAKLASMVIDHFDQRAATPGLLLTMALSLILLFSWLAHAVGAPEIMGGFAAGLAFSQHFGFRLWMGKGQMIEFKPSPKLAHRLEEQMRPLIHTFSPLFFVMVGVSLNLSTVDWGEAFIWQLAGLLLMVALLGKFASGFFIRESRQHQIAIGLSMIPRGEVGLIFAQLGFSQAILSGELYAALLIVIALTTVSPPFMLKWFYGRSRNA from the coding sequence ATGGAGCTGCATCAATTCTTTCTCTTTCTTGCAATCATTTTAATCGCTGCGCGCCTGCTGTCCGAGACTGTTGCGCGCTTCGGTATTCCATCGGTGATCGGAGAGCTGCTAGCTGGCTTGCTAATCGGCCCTTCGCTGCTCGGTTGGGTGGCACCCGACACCACCATGAAATTACTGGCCGAGATCGGCATCATCCTGCTTTTATTCGAAGTGGGGATGGATACCGACCTATCACGATTGGCGCGATCTGGAAGCAAGCCGGTGGTGGTGGCGCTACTCGGATTTATACTGCCGTTTGTGCTGGGGTATGGGGTAAGCGCTTTACTGTTCGGACTGCCCGAGTTGACTGCGCTGTTCATTGGTGGAACGTTGACGGCCACCAGCATCGGTATCACGGTACGCGTGCTGGATGATCTCGGTAAGCGCCAGTCAGACGAGGCGCAGATCGTGATTGGCGCGGCAGTGCTGGATGATATTCTGGGCGTGCTTGCACTTGCAATGTTGTACCAGTTTGCAGTGGAAAAGCAGGTATCGATTCAGGCGATAGGTGAGGTTGGGCTCTACATTTTGCTGTTCATGCTGCTGGCACCGTTGGTGGCGAAGCTGGCCTCGATGGTGATTGACCACTTTGATCAGCGCGCCGCTACGCCAGGGTTGTTACTGACTATGGCGCTGTCACTGATTTTGCTATTTTCTTGGTTGGCGCATGCGGTTGGTGCGCCAGAAATCATGGGAGGATTTGCGGCTGGATTGGCATTCAGTCAGCATTTTGGCTTCAGGCTGTGGATGGGCAAAGGTCAGATGATTGAATTCAAGCCCAGCCCGAAATTGGCACATCGCCTTGAGGAACAGATGCGTCCTCTAATCCATACGTTTTCACCGTTATTTTTTGTGATGGTTGGTGTGTCGCTCAACCTGAGTACGGTGGATTGGGGGGAGGCATTCATCTGGCAATTGGCTGGGCTATTGTTGATGGTTGCCTTGCTTGGAAAGTTTGCTTCAGGTTTTTTCATTCGCGAATCTCGTCAGCACCAAATTGCCATCGGACTGTCGATGATCCCGAGAGGTGAAGTTGGGTTGATTTTTGCGCAACTAGGATTCAGTCAGGCTATTTTGAGCGGTGAGCTATATGCGGCATTACTCATCGTAATTGCACTCACCACTGTTTCCCCGCCCTTTATGCTCAAATGGTTCTACGGGCGAAGCCGCAATGCTTAA
- a CDS encoding SulP family inorganic anion transporter — translation MSIRNFSETKTNLLSGLTVALALVPEAIAFALVAQVHPLVGLYAAFMVGLITSLIGGRPGMISGATGALAVVMVALVVTHGVEYLFATVVLMGVLQIGFGLGKLGKFIRMVPHPVMLGFVNGLAIVIFLAQLSHFKTPDGDWMQGAPLYTMLGLIALTMAIIYILPRFTKVLPSTLAAIVATSALVIFAGIDTKTVGDMASIAGGLPQFHLPEVPLNWETLTIIFPYSVILAAIGLIESLLTLNLIDTMTDTRGKPNRASIGQGVANVVTGFFGGMGGCAMIGQSMINVTNGAVKNLSGIAAALFLLSFILFASSWIEMIPLAALIGLMFVVSEKTFEWGSFNLFGKVPRTDIVVGITVAVVTVLTDLAIAVIVGIIISALAFAWEHAKSMEVHVTTEEHGWKVYDLHGSLFFASSQNFLNLFTPKDDPEDVVIDFRHARVKDHSGLEAIDQLAERYTQQGKKLHLRHLSPDCLELLGKARGMVEVNVLEDPHYHPADNRLG, via the coding sequence ATGAGCATCCGCAATTTCTCCGAAACCAAAACGAATCTCCTTAGCGGCCTCACCGTCGCGCTCGCCCTCGTGCCCGAAGCCATCGCCTTCGCGTTGGTGGCGCAGGTGCATCCGCTGGTCGGTCTGTACGCTGCCTTTATGGTGGGTCTCATCACTTCGCTGATCGGCGGCCGCCCCGGCATGATCTCGGGCGCGACCGGCGCGCTTGCGGTGGTGATGGTGGCGCTGGTGGTGACGCACGGCGTGGAATATCTGTTCGCCACCGTGGTGCTGATGGGCGTGTTGCAGATCGGCTTCGGGCTGGGCAAGCTCGGCAAGTTCATCCGCATGGTGCCGCACCCGGTGATGCTGGGCTTCGTCAACGGACTGGCCATCGTGATCTTTCTGGCGCAGTTGAGCCACTTCAAAACGCCCGACGGCGACTGGATGCAAGGCGCGCCGCTCTACACCATGCTGGGCCTGATCGCGCTGACCATGGCGATCATCTACATCCTGCCGCGTTTCACCAAAGTATTGCCGTCCACGCTGGCCGCCATCGTCGCCACCTCGGCGCTGGTGATCTTCGCCGGCATCGACACCAAGACCGTGGGCGACATGGCCTCCATCGCGGGCGGCCTGCCGCAATTCCACCTCCCCGAGGTGCCGCTGAACTGGGAGACGCTCACGATCATCTTCCCCTACAGCGTGATCCTCGCCGCCATCGGCCTGATCGAATCGCTGCTGACGCTGAACCTGATCGACACCATGACCGACACGCGCGGCAAACCCAACCGTGCCAGCATCGGCCAGGGTGTGGCCAACGTGGTCACCGGCTTCTTCGGCGGCATGGGTGGCTGCGCGATGATCGGACAGAGCATGATCAACGTCACCAACGGCGCGGTGAAAAATTTGTCCGGCATCGCTGCCGCGCTGTTCCTGCTGAGCTTCATTTTGTTCGCATCGAGCTGGATCGAGATGATCCCGCTGGCCGCGCTGATCGGCCTGATGTTCGTGGTGTCGGAGAAGACCTTCGAGTGGGGCAGCTTCAACCTGTTCGGCAAGGTGCCGCGCACCGACATCGTGGTGGGCATCACCGTCGCCGTGGTCACTGTACTGACCGATCTCGCCATCGCGGTCATCGTCGGCATCATCATTTCGGCGCTGGCCTTCGCCTGGGAACACGCCAAGAGCATGGAGGTGCACGTGACCACCGAGGAGCACGGCTGGAAGGTGTACGATTTGCACGGTTCGCTATTCTTCGCCTCGTCGCAGAATTTCCTGAACCTGTTCACGCCGAAGGATGACCCGGAAGACGTGGTGATTGATTTCAGGCACGCGCGCGTTAAAGACCATTCCGGACTGGAAGCTATTGATCAATTGGCCGAGCGCTATACTCAACAAGGCAAGAAACTTCACCTGCGCCACCTAAGTCCAGATTGTTTGGAGCTACTCGGCAAAGCCCGTGGCATGGTGGAAGTGAACGTGCTGGAAGACCCGCACTACCATCCTGCGGATAACCGCTTGGGCTGA
- a CDS encoding mechanosensitive ion channel family protein yields MTEILHDLTAHPMFGKLLGLMLSLLFILLLVRFVQMFANNNIKNKELRYKTRKALSLAGYVLGLLAAIAIFSNQLSNLPVLIGLLGVGVGFALRELIQSLFGWLVVTFGNLYKPGDRIKLGGVMGDVMDISPLTTTVMECGDWVKSDLYNGRVVYLPNNIVLREQVQNYSVDFPFLWDEIVVPVRTDCDHRLARSIVYEVGARVQSDTMATARELWASFVRHHRAEDSSLDVVVTLSFDANWIELTLRYVVDYRMRLATKDKLFSAILVEFEQSEGRVKIAQRSLLVSEFPARVWP; encoded by the coding sequence ATGACCGAGATACTCCATGATCTGACTGCGCATCCTATGTTCGGCAAACTGCTGGGGCTGATGCTTAGTTTGCTCTTCATCCTGCTGCTGGTGAGGTTCGTACAGATGTTCGCCAACAACAACATCAAGAACAAGGAACTGCGGTACAAGACGCGCAAGGCGCTCAGTCTTGCTGGTTATGTGCTGGGCCTGCTAGCCGCCATTGCCATCTTCAGCAATCAGCTATCCAATCTGCCTGTGCTGATTGGCCTGCTCGGTGTCGGTGTCGGTTTCGCCCTGCGCGAGCTAATTCAGAGCCTATTCGGCTGGCTGGTGGTCACCTTCGGAAATCTGTACAAGCCGGGCGACCGCATCAAGCTTGGCGGCGTGATGGGCGACGTGATGGATATCAGCCCACTCACCACCACCGTGATGGAATGCGGCGACTGGGTGAAATCCGACCTGTACAACGGCCGAGTGGTGTACCTCCCCAACAACATCGTGCTGCGCGAACAGGTGCAGAACTACAGTGTAGATTTCCCCTTTCTATGGGACGAGATCGTGGTGCCGGTACGCACCGATTGCGACCACCGTCTGGCGCGAAGCATTGTGTACGAGGTTGGTGCAAGGGTGCAGTCCGATACAATGGCTACCGCGCGTGAATTGTGGGCTTCGTTTGTGCGTCATCACCGCGCAGAGGACTCCAGTCTCGATGTTGTGGTCACGCTGAGTTTCGATGCAAACTGGATAGAGCTTACGCTGCGATATGTCGTTGACTACCGCATGCGTTTGGCTACCAAGGATAAGTTGTTTTCTGCGATTCTGGTTGAGTTTGAGCAGAGCGAGGGCCGCGTAAAAATCGCCCAGCGCTCGTTGCTGGTATCCGAGTTCCCAGCGCGGGTGTGGCCTTAG
- a CDS encoding cation:proton antiporter produces MITSLLTIATILFLALQLEEKLRVPSPLGLILLSFVAHYVFSQIPVLTGDAEQFATLVIFLLPVLLISDSLELKVADLKEHAWSLLYLAVVSIILSVLTALAISDWLFGDYHLSTAAVIVLFAMVLATDPVSVVSIFSKFELPHRLKILAEGESLLNDATALIAFVFVGLYALGGNEITAAYVLGISAEVILSSVAVGMLVGFLGLVLMKSTHNRFAEMMVLIIAGYGAFEIAEHFYVFLNLLGGHSHLHLSGILAVIFAVITVNHVMMKAVDEEERRIEHDEAALQREAMSKNSSSNLIGKTLDRLRATLAERDRHLRTKEDIQLLALVANTILFIAMAEMIDLKLLWQYRTEILVMFLATTVIRGVMMGLFAAIANRTVKMVDINLLWWSVLTFAGIKGGLSIVMITMIPANYPHLEMFKAVVIGVIMLSTFSYSSALLLIIGRNKEIFRDEKLAEHGHH; encoded by the coding sequence ATGATTACTTCACTTCTGACGATAGCGACCATTCTTTTCCTAGCGTTGCAGTTGGAGGAAAAGCTACGCGTGCCTTCTCCGTTGGGATTGATTCTGCTTTCTTTTGTCGCTCACTATGTGTTCAGTCAGATACCGGTGCTTACTGGCGATGCTGAGCAATTCGCCACCTTAGTCATCTTCCTTCTGCCGGTGTTGCTGATTTCTGACTCGCTGGAGCTCAAGGTTGCCGACCTGAAGGAGCATGCGTGGAGCCTGCTGTATTTGGCGGTTGTCTCGATCATCCTGTCGGTGCTGACCGCGCTGGCTATCTCGGACTGGCTGTTCGGCGACTATCATCTGTCGACTGCCGCAGTGATCGTGTTGTTCGCCATGGTGCTGGCGACTGACCCAGTGTCGGTGGTGAGCATCTTCTCCAAATTCGAACTGCCGCATCGCCTGAAGATCCTAGCCGAGGGCGAGAGCCTGCTGAACGATGCCACGGCGCTGATCGCTTTTGTGTTCGTCGGCCTGTATGCGCTGGGCGGCAACGAGATCACCGCCGCTTATGTGCTGGGCATTAGCGCGGAAGTGATCCTGAGCTCGGTCGCGGTCGGCATGCTAGTCGGCTTCCTCGGGCTGGTGCTGATGAAATCCACGCACAACCGCTTTGCCGAGATGATGGTGTTGATCATCGCCGGTTACGGCGCATTCGAGATTGCCGAGCATTTCTATGTGTTCCTCAATCTGCTGGGCGGGCATTCGCATCTGCACCTGTCCGGCATCCTCGCCGTGATCTTCGCCGTGATCACGGTTAACCACGTGATGATGAAGGCGGTCGACGAGGAAGAGCGCCGCATCGAGCATGATGAAGCCGCTTTGCAGCGCGAGGCCATGAGCAAGAACTCTTCCTCCAACCTGATTGGCAAGACGCTGGACCGATTGCGCGCCACCCTCGCCGAACGTGATCGCCATCTTCGCACTAAGGAAGACATCCAGTTGCTGGCCCTAGTTGCCAATACCATCCTGTTCATTGCCATGGCGGAGATGATCGATCTCAAACTGCTCTGGCAGTACAGGACGGAGATATTAGTAATGTTCCTCGCCACCACGGTGATACGGGGTGTGATGATGGGATTATTCGCCGCCATCGCAAATCGCACCGTGAAGATGGTCGACATCAACCTGCTCTGGTGGAGCGTGCTGACTTTCGCGGGCATCAAGGGGGGGCTGTCCATCGTGATGATCACCATGATCCCCGCCAACTACCCGCATCTGGAAATGTTCAAAGCGGTGGTCATCGGCGTTATCATGCTGTCTACCTTTTCCTACTCTAGCGCGCTACTGCTCATCATTGGACGAAACAAGGAAATCTTTCGCGATGAGAAGCTGGCCGAGCATGGCCACCACTAA
- a CDS encoding cation:proton antiporter, with product MSTTILVIGLMVFFAHFLSLQFRRTNIPDVLVLMLIGIVIGPLMGVVTPADFGKIGSLIATIALVVILFESGTSLNLGVLGKSLASTGKLSLVCFGLTTLIVILIAYFTLGLSLLPSTMLGVTLGGTSSAVVIPMVAALSIGERPAIVLVLESALTDVLCIVGVFALLQISTQGGVEPGRLIGSVLSALIFAAVIGVLGGVGWLLVLGRVRDFSNTISSTLAYVFIVYGLTELLGFSGAIAALALGITLNNFEKLGLHRIQRLDRKIEPLNEMDITFYREAVFLLKTYFFVYLGISIHFGAVHLAITAGLMVLLVFAMRLILTRYIFRDPNYDLRDAAIISMMAPKGLAAAVLASLPLQYGVAGGETIRDVTYMVVLISITFTALLVMAYPISTVRNFYSRVLGKPLGETMKAPDFVPPPES from the coding sequence ATGTCCACCACTATTCTGGTCATTGGCCTGATGGTCTTCTTTGCCCATTTCCTTTCATTGCAGTTTCGTCGGACAAACATACCAGATGTGCTGGTCTTGATGCTGATTGGCATCGTGATCGGACCTCTGATGGGTGTTGTTACGCCAGCAGATTTTGGCAAGATCGGTTCCCTCATCGCGACTATCGCGCTGGTGGTGATTCTGTTTGAGAGTGGAACCTCGCTGAATTTAGGCGTGCTAGGCAAGTCTCTTGCATCCACAGGGAAATTGAGCTTGGTATGCTTCGGGTTGACGACGCTCATCGTTATACTGATCGCCTACTTTACGCTGGGCCTATCCCTGCTTCCATCTACCATGTTGGGGGTTACGCTGGGAGGTACCTCTTCGGCAGTTGTCATCCCCATGGTAGCAGCACTGAGTATAGGGGAGAGGCCCGCGATTGTGCTGGTGCTGGAGTCAGCTCTGACTGACGTACTGTGCATCGTAGGGGTGTTCGCTCTGTTGCAAATATCTACGCAAGGTGGTGTAGAGCCAGGCCGTCTGATCGGCAGTGTGCTTTCCGCACTGATTTTCGCGGCAGTCATCGGTGTGCTTGGTGGGGTAGGCTGGTTGCTAGTGTTGGGGCGAGTGCGCGATTTTTCCAACACAATCTCGTCCACGCTGGCCTATGTTTTCATCGTTTATGGGTTGACCGAATTGCTGGGTTTCTCTGGGGCGATCGCGGCGCTGGCGCTGGGCATCACGCTGAATAATTTCGAGAAGCTTGGTCTGCACCGCATTCAGCGACTAGATCGGAAGATAGAGCCATTGAACGAGATGGACATTACTTTTTACCGCGAAGCGGTGTTCCTGTTGAAGACCTATTTTTTCGTGTATCTGGGCATTTCCATTCACTTCGGTGCGGTACATCTTGCAATTACTGCGGGGCTGATGGTGTTGCTGGTGTTCGCAATGAGACTGATTCTGACTCGCTATATATTTCGTGACCCGAACTATGACCTGAGGGATGCAGCAATTATCTCGATGATGGCTCCCAAAGGATTGGCTGCTGCCGTGCTGGCATCATTGCCCTTGCAATACGGAGTGGCTGGCGGGGAAACGATACGCGATGTCACTTACATGGTCGTACTGATCAGCATTACGTTCACTGCGCTGCTGGTGATGGCCTACCCCATCTCTACTGTGCGAAACTTCTACTCGCGCGTACTAGGTAAGCCACTGGGCGAAACCATGAAGGCACCTGATTTTGTTCCGCCGCCAGAGTCATGA
- a CDS encoding mechanosensitive ion channel family protein: MSNTMISNFLHTPKELLHVGIILLLAWLLMQVGLRLVQLFRSYMYTRADSAEDKRRIETLARVFHHIITVIITLVAGMLALSELGISIAPILGAAGVVGIAVGFGAQSLIKDYFNGFFILIENQIRQGDVVEVGGKTGVVEDITLRYVSLRDYEGSVHYIPNGLITTVTNKSRGFAYAVIDVSVAYRESIEEVYDVIREVSARLRVDSLIGEKILEDIEIAGVQDWADSAIVLRCRFKTVALEQWCVRREFLKCLKIAFDVHGIEIPYPHLTLYAGTDKQGNTSPFRIVRQDR; encoded by the coding sequence ATGAGCAATACCATGATCTCAAACTTTCTCCACACTCCTAAAGAGTTACTACATGTTGGCATCATCCTGCTCCTGGCTTGGTTGCTGATGCAAGTGGGATTGCGCTTGGTTCAGTTATTTCGTAGTTACATGTACACACGAGCAGACTCCGCCGAAGACAAGCGCCGAATCGAAACCTTAGCCCGAGTTTTCCACCACATCATCACCGTTATCATCACTCTGGTCGCAGGCATGCTCGCGCTCAGTGAACTTGGCATCTCGATTGCCCCCATTCTGGGTGCAGCAGGTGTCGTCGGTATTGCTGTCGGCTTTGGTGCACAAAGCCTGATCAAGGACTATTTCAATGGTTTTTTCATCCTGATTGAGAATCAAATCCGACAGGGTGATGTTGTCGAGGTGGGAGGAAAAACTGGCGTTGTGGAGGACATTACGCTCCGCTACGTCAGTCTGCGTGATTACGAAGGTAGCGTCCACTACATTCCAAACGGTCTGATTACTACAGTCACTAACAAGTCACGCGGCTTTGCTTACGCTGTTATTGATGTCAGCGTTGCTTACCGCGAAAGCATTGAAGAGGTCTATGACGTTATACGTGAGGTTTCAGCGCGATTACGTGTTGATTCGTTGATAGGCGAGAAAATTCTGGAAGATATCGAGATTGCTGGGGTACAAGACTGGGCGGATTCGGCCATTGTGCTACGTTGTCGCTTCAAGACGGTTGCTCTTGAGCAATGGTGCGTGCGTCGTGAGTTTCTCAAGTGCCTCAAGATTGCTTTCGACGTGCATGGCATCGAAATACCTTATCCCCACCTCACCCTCTACGCTGGCACGGACAAGCAAGGGAACACCAGCCCATTCCGTATAGTTCGACAGGATAGATAG
- a CDS encoding 4-hydroxy-tetrahydrodipicolinate reductase, with translation MPPQISIGLIGYGKAGQAVANVLSQDPRFDLRWIARRSTMDHESHHPGTAVPIVGIEQTPYPQLFEQAPVDALVDFSSPQSIHKYGDEISKRGIMLVSAISAYSEDDLTYARELGQRTRVLCSPNITLGINFLILAAKLLHKIAPFADVEIVEQHFREKPEVSGTARKIAETLEVDGECITSLRLGGIVGHHEVIFGFPHQTVRLTHDSIRREAFGTGAAFALEQLSQLGNGYYCFDDILFKLMRTQLLKG, from the coding sequence ATGCCGCCACAAATATCCATTGGTCTCATCGGTTACGGCAAAGCAGGACAAGCAGTAGCTAACGTTCTGAGCCAAGACCCCCGATTTGACCTGCGCTGGATCGCACGTCGCTCAACCATGGACCATGAAAGTCATCATCCCGGAACAGCCGTACCTATTGTCGGCATTGAGCAAACTCCATACCCGCAGCTGTTCGAGCAAGCCCCTGTGGATGCTCTGGTTGACTTCTCTTCACCACAAAGCATTCATAAGTACGGCGATGAGATAAGCAAGCGCGGCATCATGCTGGTCAGCGCTATCTCCGCCTACTCCGAAGACGATTTGACCTATGCTCGGGAACTGGGTCAGCGAACACGTGTATTGTGCTCACCCAATATCACTCTGGGCATTAATTTCCTGATTCTGGCTGCAAAACTTCTACACAAGATCGCCCCATTTGCCGATGTAGAGATCGTAGAGCAACATTTCAGGGAAAAGCCAGAGGTCTCAGGCACAGCACGCAAGATTGCCGAAACGCTAGAAGTCGATGGCGAATGCATCACCTCGTTGCGACTAGGAGGCATCGTCGGGCATCACGAAGTGATTTTTGGTTTCCCTCATCAGACGGTACGCCTCACGCATGACTCCATCCGACGCGAGGCATTCGGCACGGGAGCTGCCTTTGCACTTGAACAACTATCACAGCTAGGGAATGGCTACTATTGCTTTGATGACATTTTATTTAAGTTGATGCGTACCCAATTATTAAAAGGCTGA